A window from Candidatus Nezhaarchaeota archaeon encodes these proteins:
- a CDS encoding heavy-metal-associated domain-containing protein, giving the protein MSARERIRVLGVDCPSCAYAIRRELERLGCVYSFSLDVESGLGLVEYDPQRCSLRDVYLAIRYAGYDVEKASLEYSAEGLEAEELVEVERRLRRLRGVLDARASPITGALRVSI; this is encoded by the coding sequence ATGTCGGCTAGAGAGCGTATCAGGGTGCTTGGCGTTGACTGCCCCTCCTGCGCCTATGCTATAAGGAGAGAGCTCGAGAGGCTGGGCTGCGTCTATAGCTTTAGCCTCGACGTGGAGAGCGGCCTAGGCTTAGTTGAATACGATCCTCAGAGGTGCTCCCTTAGGGACGTCTACTTAGCAATAAGGTACGCTGGCTACGACGTTGAAAAAGCGAGCTTAGAGTACTCAGCTGAAGGACTAGAGGCCGAGGAGCTTGTAGAAGTGGAGAGGAGGCTGAGGAGGCTGAGGGGGGTTCTAGACGCTAGAGCCTCACCTATAACAGGCGCCCTCAGGGTGTCCATT